One Victivallis lenta DNA segment encodes these proteins:
- a CDS encoding N-acetylmuramoyl-L-alanine amidase family protein encodes MMKRFCKSLLLLIFSCFLFGGAVLEAAPVRLRSIWSNGRRNVNLLDAAAGFGASVSRSASQIVLTQGKNRLVFQPDKRYAYFNNVRVNLCFPLLRQGQTPYIGQIDYNNVLAPYLGSKRVYKHPVGRIVLDPGHGGRDRGTAGQRLQEKTITLNLTNRVARILRSYGYKVDLTRTRDATLSLDARSAYANRAKADLFVSIHVNSAADRSVRGIETFCLTPEGAASSNSGKPDPRKYAGNAKNPQNFLLAYNIQRSMLAQTRTTDRGVKFARFAVLRDVRCPAALVEVGFVSNRYDEANLGSAAYQDKLARGIAAGILNYHRSLAR; translated from the coding sequence ATGATGAAACGGTTCTGCAAGTCTCTGCTGCTGTTGATTTTCTCCTGTTTTCTGTTCGGCGGCGCGGTGCTTGAGGCCGCTCCGGTGCGGCTGCGTTCGATCTGGTCGAACGGGCGGCGCAACGTGAATCTGCTCGACGCGGCCGCCGGCTTCGGCGCGTCGGTCAGCCGGAGCGCTTCGCAGATCGTGCTGACGCAGGGAAAGAACCGCCTGGTTTTCCAGCCGGACAAACGTTACGCCTATTTCAACAACGTCCGGGTCAATCTCTGTTTTCCGCTGCTCCGGCAGGGACAGACGCCGTACATCGGCCAGATTGACTACAACAATGTTCTGGCGCCGTATCTCGGGTCGAAGCGCGTCTACAAGCATCCGGTCGGCCGGATCGTGCTCGATCCGGGCCACGGCGGACGCGACCGGGGGACCGCCGGACAGCGTTTGCAGGAGAAGACGATCACGCTGAATCTGACCAACCGCGTGGCCCGCATTCTGCGCTCCTATGGTTACAAGGTCGATTTGACCCGCACGCGCGACGCGACGCTTTCGCTCGATGCGCGCAGCGCCTATGCGAACCGGGCCAAGGCGGATCTGTTCGTGTCGATCCACGTCAATTCCGCTGCGGACCGGAGCGTGCGCGGCATCGAAACCTTCTGCCTCACGCCGGAGGGAGCCGCATCGAGCAACAGCGGAAAGCCGGATCCCCGCAAATACGCCGGGAATGCGAAGAACCCGCAGAACTTCCTGCTGGCCTACAACATCCAGCGTTCGATGCTGGCGCAGACCAGGACGACCGACCGCGGCGTGAAATTCGCGCGCTTCGCGGTTCTGCGCGATGTGCGCTGCCCGGCCGCTCTGGTTGAGGTCGGCTTCGTGTCGAACCGCTACGACGAGGCGAATCTCGGCAGCGCCGCCTATCAGGACAAGCTCGCGCGCGGCATTGCGGCCGGAATCCTGAACTACCACCGCTCGCTGGCCCGATAA